In the Vitis vinifera cultivar Pinot Noir 40024 chromosome 2, ASM3070453v1 genome, one interval contains:
- the LOC100249883 gene encoding uncharacterized protein LOC100249883, which translates to MKLVWSPETASKAYIDTVKTCELFQESGVAELVSAMAAGWNAQLIVETWSQGGLIATSVGLAIASRNSCGRHVCLVPDEQSRSEYVEAMGEAGVSTEVIVGKAEDVMGGLSGVDFLVVDCRRRNFQRVFRLAKLSHRGAVLVCKNANSTSNTSFKWRSVLDHGSRLVRTVFLPVGKGLDIAHVATSGGSSGSTQGQSRWIRHVDRESGEEYVIRK; encoded by the exons ATGAAGCTGGTTTGGTCTCCAGAGACTGCCTCCAAGGCTTATATCGATACTGTTAAAACG TGCGAGCTTTTCCAGGAATCGGGGGTGGCGGAGCTGGTTTCAGCCATGGCAGCTGGTTGGAACGCGCAGTTGATCGTGGAAACGTGGTCGCAGGGTGGGCTCATAGCGACGAGTGTTGGGTTGGCCATCGCAAGCCGCAATTCATGTGGGAGACATGTGTGCTTGGTACCGGATGAGCAGTCAAGGTCAGAGTATGTAGAGGCCATGGGTGAAGCCGGTGTGTCGACAGAAGTTATTGTAGGGAAGGCGGAGGATGTGATGGGTGGGCTATCAGGTGTGGATTTCTTGGTGGTGGATTGCCGGCGGAGGAACTTTCAGAGAGTATTTAGGCTTGCTAAGCTTAGCCACCGGGGAGCTGTTTTGGTATGCAAGAACGCCAACTCAACCAGCAACACGAGTTTCAAATGGCGGAGCGTTCTTGATCATGGGTCACGTCTGGTGAGGACGGTGTTCCTCCCGGTAGGGAAGGGATTGGATATCGCACATGTTGCGACTAGTGGGGGGAGTTCCGGTTCGACCCAGGGTCAGAGCCGTTGGATCAGGCATGTTGATCGAGAATCTGGGGAGGAGTATGTTATCCGAAAATGA
- the LOC104882013 gene encoding putative transferase At4g12130, mitochondrial: MHRLKPSLQFRKSITYTYVTLARHFSTHQTRFDHVGPMASLLKSRSVVRFRGPDTVKFLQGLLTNDVQRFCESPGEMTSTLVTPNVPFISDSPMYALMLTPQGRFLYDLFLYRPARASEKLDRTGSGPGSDPDGRLELLADVDATVLDELLERFNKYRLRADVVIENVAEEFSCWQRYGENLTEKFSSAEEPEAASVGWGAAVDPAGTSSSHGNSHGWQWFKDPRLDSLGFRGIFPSNTTPPLVEADKETDEKNYLLWRLEKGVAEGSTEILKGEAVPLEYNLAGLNAISFDKGCYVGQELIARTHHRGVIRKRLLPLKFLDDSGKEMEQKVAPGSDVINAVSGKKAGTVTTALECRGLGLLRLNEALKGPSKLTIQGQEDVKVEAIRPEWWPTEWFQEYQQDTASA; this comes from the exons ATGCACCGCCTCAAACCCTCTCTCCAATTCCGCAAATCCATTACCTATACTTACGTAACACTTGCAAGGCACTTCTCCACTCACCAAACCCGCTTCGATCATGTTGGTCCCATGGCCTCGCTTCTCAAGTCCAGGTCCGTGGTTCGGTTCCGAGGACCGGACACAGTCAAGTTTCTTCAGGGTCTGTTGACCAACGATGTGCAGAGGTTTTGTGAATCCCCGGGTGAGATGACCTCGACTTTGGTCACCCCCAATGTGCCTTTCATATCGGATTCGCCTATGTATGCTTTAATGTTGACCCCTCAGGGGAGGTTTTTGTATGATTTGTTCCTGTACAGGCCGGCTCGGGCTAGTGAGAAGCTTGACAGGACTGGGTCTGGACCTGGGTCAGACCCTGATGGGCGGTTGGAGTTGTTAGCAGATGTGGATGCCACTGTCTTGGACGAGCTCTTGGAGAGGTTCAACAA ATATCGGTTGAGGGCTGATGTTGTGATTGAGAATGTGGCGGAAGAATTCTCTTGCTGGCAGCGCTATGGTGAGAACCTTACTGAAAAGTTCTCATCTGCAGAAGAACCTGAGGCTGCTTCTGTTGGCTGGGGTGCTGCTGTTGATCCTGCTGGCACATCTTCTTCACATGGAAATAGTCATGGGTGGCAATGGTTTAAGGACCCCAGGTTGGATTCTCTTGGTTTCAGGGGAATTTTTCCATCTAATACAACAC CACCCTTGGTTGAAGCAGACAAAGAAACAgatgaaaaaaattaccttCTGTGGAGATTAGAGAAGGGAGTTGCTGAAGGCTCAACTGAGATTCTGAAAG GTGAGGCAGTCCCACTTGAGTATAATCTTGCTGGTCTAAATGCAATAAGCTTTGACAAGGGATGCTATGTGGGCCAAGAGCTCATTGCCCGTACTCACCACCGGGGGGTCATTCGCAAGCGTCTGCTTCCTCTAAAGTTTCTTGATGATAGTGGAAAGG AAATGGAGCAGAAAGTTGCACCTGGCTCGGATGTGATCAATGCCGTCTCTGGGAAGAAGGCTGGAACTGTGACAACTGCACTTGAGTGTCGTGGGCTAGGTCTTCTACGGTTGAACGAAGCCTTAAAAGGGCCGAGTAAATTGACCATACAAGGACAGGAAGATGTGAAGGTTGAGGCTATTAGACCAGAATGGTGGCCTACTGAATGGTTTCAAGAGTATCAACAAGATACTGCGTCCGCTTAG